In Macadamia integrifolia cultivar HAES 741 chromosome 5, SCU_Mint_v3, whole genome shotgun sequence, a single window of DNA contains:
- the LOC122077954 gene encoding uncharacterized protein LOC122077954 — MVRKKDKFWEHVQQLGPSRFKCNYCELDYSGSVTRVKAHLACLTGHDVQICTKVPDHAQAEASAEMNLSASKKKRTNETLESGIGSTSSLGRSIHQTTMVELAAKQDKKSLEKMIGEFFVKNNISFNVIQTESFIQMMKGACVYGQGFVIPSYSTLRTRLIPEAKVEIMEYVSNIKSTWGGTGCTIMSDSWTDLKKRSWVNVIAYSPGGVVFLKCIDCGSNSITAGYLFREISNVIEMLGPQHVVQFVSDNGYP; from the exons ATGGTTAGAAAAAAGGATAAGTTTTGGGAACATGTACAACAACTTGGGCCGAGCCGTTTTAAATGCAATTATTGTGAACTTGACTACTCTGGTAGTGTTACTCGAGTGAAAGCTCATTTGGCTTGCTTGACTGGCCATGATGTTCAAATTTGTACAAAAGTCCCTGATCATGCTCAAGCTGAAGCCAGTGCAGAAATGAATTTGAGTgcatctaaaaagaaaaggacgaATGAGACCCTAGAAAGTGGAATTGGCTCCACAAGTTCTCTTGGTAGGAGCATTCATCAAACCACAATGGTAGAGTTGGCTGCTAAACAAGACAAGAAGTCATTAGAAAAGATGATAGGAGAATTTTTTGTTAAGaataacatttctttcaatgttaTTCAGACAGAATCTTTTATTCAAATGATGAAAGGTGCTTGTGTCTATGGTCAGGGTTTTGTTATTCCTAGTTACTCTACTCTTCGTACCCGTTTGATTCCTGAAGCTAAGGTAGAGATCATGGAATATGTGAGCAACATAAAGTCAACATGGGGTGGCACAGGTTGCACAATAATGTCTGATTCTTGGACTGACCTAAAGAAGAGGTCTTGGGTCAATGTGATAGCTTATTCTCCTGGTGGGGTTGTATTCCTGAAGTGTATTGATTGTGGTTCAAATAGTATTACTGCTGGATATCTTTTTAGAGAAATATCTAATGTTATTGAAATGCTTGGACCACAACATGTTGTGCAATTTGTTTCAGATAATG GATATCCATAA
- the LOC122078155 gene encoding probable O-methyltransferase 3, which translates to MAIVEVDRADEQLQAQAHVWKYIFNFINSMALKCAVDLGIPDVIHGHDRPVTLTELATALSIPAVKKDCLRRLMRLLGHNGFFVRQTNRDGEEEYLLTPSSKLLVKENPINLLGFMEEEINPVFVSTWHYFGEWFKTTEQRLFKMAHGVSLWEYNSQHPEMNAVFNEGMASDARFLMNIVVRKCPEVYQGLKSLVDVGGGTGTAARTIAEAFPHVKCSVYDLPHVIATLPKNDIIEGIGGSMFESIPPTHAVHLKWVLHDWSDEECLTILKNCKESIPSREEGGKVIILDMVVEEKKDDPDSTEAQLLFDVLVMLDVGGKERTEQEWKKLFKDAGFSDYKIKSVLGVRSLIEVYP; encoded by the exons ATGGCGATTGTGGAGGTAGACAGAGCTGATGAGCAATTGCAAGCTCAAGCTCACGTATGGAAGTACATATTTAATTTCATCAACTCAATGGCTCTTAAGTGTGCCGTTGATCTGGGTATACCAGATGTGATCCACGGCCATGACCGACCAGTGACCCTCACTGAACTGGCCACCGCACTTTCCATTCCGGCGGTGAAAAAAGATTGTCTCCGTCGTTTGATGCGCTTACTAGGGCATAACGGCTTCTTTGTGAGGCAAACCAAtcgagatggagaagaagagtaTCTTCTCACTCCGTCTTCCAAACTCCTCGTTAAGGAGAATCCCATAAACCTATTGGGTTTCATGGAAGAGGAGATTAACCCAGTTTTTGTGTCAACTTGGCATTATTTTGGTGAATGGTTTAAAACCACAGAACAAAGACTATTTAAAATGGCCCATGGCGTGAGCCTTTGGGAATATAATAGCCAGCACCCTGAGATGAACGCTGTGTTCAACGAAGGTATGGCTTCTGACGCTCGTTTCTTGATGAATATAGTGGTTCGTAAGTGCCCTGAGGTTTACCAAGGCCTCAAGTCGCTCGTCGACGTCGGTGGAGGTACCGGAACCGCCGCCCGTACTATCGCCGAGGCCTTCCCTCATGTCAAGTGCTCTGTCTATGATCTCCCTCATGTGATTGCTACCTTGCCCAAGAACGACATCATCGAAGGCATCGGAGGGAGCATGTTCGAATCTATCCCACCCACTCATGCAGTTCACCTCAAG TGGGTTCTACATGACTGGAGTGATGAGGAGTGCTTAACAATACTGAAGAATTGCAAGGAATCGATTCCATCAAGAGAAGAGGGAGGGAAGGTGATTATATTGGACATGGTtgtggaggagaagaaggatgaTCCTGATTCCACAGAGGCACAACTTTTATTCGATGTGTTGGTGATGTTAGATGTAGGGGGGAAGGAAAGGACTGAACAAGAATGGAAGAAACTCTTCAAGGATGCTGGTTTCTCTGATTACAAGATCAAATCTGTTCTGGGTGTCCGATCACTTATTGAGGTTTATCCATGA
- the LOC122080407 gene encoding uncharacterized protein LOC122080407: MHRHTAIIALMREFTNAKEIKQPCKTRFATNFLMLQSLIVVENELRLLVASSEWRGFHCNRVEIALKTVRIIQSDIFWEQAKEVIAFMDPLIRILRLVDSDGSTACYLYEATVRAKEKLRKLKESDGVKYFTILDLFDTRVEKNIIHPVHVLAAALNPNNLFDGGLFIETNTVVKAQECIVATMVPQEDHEQFTAEMVEYRMRNPNLFNITGKSLMKTNHPRIWWEYMGGCLPVVQKVACRILSQPCSSSPCERNWSAWDAAQTKKRNRLTPEMLEDLVYIRMNSLMKEKYESRAIQDTKPIDLEKLGDLPDLNIELETERLEETYVEPIHDQPNSIL; encoded by the exons ATGCACAGGCACACAGCTATTATAGCCTTAATGAGGGAATTCACAAATGCCAAAGAGATTAAGCAGCCTTGCAAGACAAGGTTTGCTACTAATTTTTTAATGCTCCAATCTCTTATTGTAGTTGAGAATGAGTTAAGGCTATTGGTTGCATCATCTGAATGGAGAGGCTTCCATTGCAATAGAGTTGAAATAGCATTAAAGACTGTCAGGATAATTCAATCTGATATATTCTGGGAACAGGCAAAGGAGGTTATTGCTTTTATGGATCCTCTCATTAGGATTCTTCGCCTTGTTGATTCAGATGGTTCCACTGCATGTTACTTGTATGAAGCAACTGTTagggcaaaagaaaaattgaggaAGTTAAAGGAGAGTGATGGAGTAAAGTACTTTACCATATTGGATTTGTTTGATACAAGGGTGGAAAAGAATATAATTCATCCTGTTCATGTGCTTGCTGCAGCTTTAAATCCTAATAATTTGTTTGATGGTGGACTTTTTATTGAGACAAATACAGTTGTGAAAGCTCAAGAATGTATTGTGGCAACCATGGTTCCTCAAGAAGATCATGAGCAATTCACTGCAGAAATGGTTGAATATCGAATGAGGAACCCAAATTTGTTCAATATCACAGGAAAGTCTTTAATGAAAACTAACCATCCAA ggatttggtggGAATATATGGGTGGTTGTCTTCCTGTGGTTCAGAAGGTTGCTTGCAGAATCTTAAGCCAACCTTGTAGTTCCTCTCCTTGCGAGAGGAATTGGAGTGCTTGGGACGCTGcacaaacaaagaagaggaataggttaaCTCCAGAAATGTTAGAAGATTTGGTATACATTAGAATGAATtctttgatgaaggagaagtaTGAAAGCCGAGCAATTCAGGATACAAAACCTATTGACCTAGAGAAACTTGGTGATTTGCCTGATTTAAACATTGAGTTGGAGACAGAGAGACTTGAAGAGACATATGTTGAACCTATTCATGATCAACCTAATTCTATATTATGA